The following are encoded together in the Macadamia integrifolia cultivar HAES 741 chromosome 10, SCU_Mint_v3, whole genome shotgun sequence genome:
- the LOC122092221 gene encoding uncharacterized protein LOC122092221, whose amino-acid sequence MELAADTSPCQRMIIGDSNATLFDHERRGPRRFCSGAASEFSAMVNASTMIQIPSFGRKFTWSNNQRRGHVTAVLDRTLVNEEWLKTFDDCIQKELPRIASDHAPLMVCSGSSLRPRNCPFRINNFWLDHLDFLDLVNAAWSFEVSSSPTSILAQKLKGLKPIIKAWSCGAFPNLDQEVATSKSELDAIQSRIEIEGCFEHLFDLEADAKTRYWKAIENHEKLWSQKSRIRWLKEGDRCSRFFHVMTRVKRARNSIRSIVIDNGDEISDLDQLGSYLENFYKNFHKSIELENHPQIFNCIPNILLDSDRLMLDASPLDAEIKEAVWDLDPDNSPGPDGYTGSFFRKCWVIINNDVCRAEQGAFQKGKVIQMNISLASELKNLMESSSRGGGLGLKIDIRKAFDTISWDFFHVLRKFGFSEIMIGRMHTILKTARISILHNGGPVDFFETCRGLRQGGPISPLLFIIAEEVLCHGMADLSTKGLIKPLAGPRGAEVPTHLLFADDVFIFMNTSKSFSVYWWPATFNQMLEKWMRNFIWMGEIDSTKKTTVKWDSICKPKKEGGLGIRRLRDVNKALLAKLTWKIKNEESQLSRLIGSGRSVDFWNDNWLGPTSIQNLSILDEEELSNISHPVALFIENGRWALPLEAKPIADFLAKDAAKSGITSENVSLPPRIR is encoded by the exons ATGGAGCTGGCTGCGGACACCTCGCCTTGTCAAAGAATGATTATTGGGGACTCTAACGCTACTCTCTTCGATCATGAGAGAAGAGGGCCTAGGAGATTCTGCTCGGGGGCTGCTTCGGAGTTCTCTGCTATGGTCAATGCCTCTACTATGATTCAAATCCCTTCCTTTGGCAGGAAGTTCACTTGGAGTAACAATCAGAGAAGAGGCCATGTGACTGCGGTTCTTGATAGAACCCTTGTGAATGAAGAGTGGCTAAAGACCTTTGATGATTGCATTCAAAAAGAGCTTCCCCGTATTGCCTCTGACCATGCCCCATTGATGGTTTGTTCTGGATCATCTCTAAGACCTAGAAATTGTCCCTTTAGAATTAATAATTTCTGGTTGGATCACCTGGACTTTCTAGATTTGGTTAATGCAGCTTGGAGCTTTGAAGTTTCTAGTTCTCCAACCTCTATATTGGCTCAGAAGCTGAAAGGTCTAAAGCCAATAATTAAAGCTTGGTCGTGTGGTGCTTTCCCTAACCTGGACCAGGAGGTGGCTACTTCCAAATCTGAATTGGATGCCATTCAAAGTCGGATTGAGATAGAGGGGTGTTTTGAGCACCTTTTCGACCTAGAAGCTGATGCCAAAACCAGATATTGGAAAGCAATTGAAAACCATGAGAAACTGTGGTCTCAAAAGTCAAGAATTAGATGGCTGAAGGAGGGAGACAGATGCTCTAGGTTCTTTCACGTTATGACTCGTGTCAAGCGGGCTAGAAACTCTATAAGAAGTATTGTGATAGATAATGGAGATGAAATCAGCGATCTGGATCAACTGGGGTCCTATTTGGAAAATTTCTACAAGAATTTTCACAAAAGCATAGAGCTTGAAAATCATCCTCAGATCTTCAACTGCATTCCTAACATCCTCCTGGATTCGGATCGTCTCATGCTTGATGCTTCCCCCTTGGACGCTGAGATCAAGGAAGCTGTTTGGGATCTTGATCCTGACAATTCTCCTGGCCCTGATGGATACACGGGATCTTTCTTCAGAAAATGTTGGGTTATTATCAACAATGACGTCTGCAGGGCG gaGCAAGGTGCTTTTCAGAAAGGAAAAGTCATTCAGATGAACATCAGCCTCGCGTCTGAGCTGAAAAATTTAATGGAGAGTTCCTCAAGGGGAGGCGGTCTTGGTTTGAAGATTGATATCAGAAAAGCCTTTGACACTATTTCTTGGGACTTTTTCCATGTCCTTAGAAAATTCGGCTTTTCTGAGATAATGATTGGGAGGATGCACACCATCCTCAAGACTGCTAGAATTTCTATTCTTCACAATGGTGGCCCTGTGGATTTTTTTGAGACATGCAGAGGGCTGCGTCAGGGTGGCCCCATCTCCCCTCTTCTGTTTATTATTGCTGAGGAAGTCCTATGCCACGGTATGGCTGATTTATCTACGAAAGGTTTGATCAAACCTCTAGCAGGTCCTCGTGGAGCTGAGGTGCCTACCCACCTCTTATTTGCGgatgatgtcttcatctttATGAACACCTCCAAAAG CTTTTcggtttattggtggcctgcgaCATTTAATCAAATGCTTGAaaaatggatgagaaactttatcTGGATGGGGGAGATAGATTCCACAAAAAAAACTACTGTGAAATGGGACTCAATTTGTAAGCCCAAGAAGGAGGGGGGCTTGGGCATTCGAAGACTCCGCGACGTCAACAAGGCTTTGTTAGCTAAATTGACTTGGAAGATCAAGAATGAAGAATCCCAGCTGAGTAGGCTCATTGGCAG CGGCAGGAGTGTTGATTTCTGGAATGATAACTGGCTAGGTCCAACTTCTATTCAGAACCTATCAATCCTAGATGAAGAGGAGTTGTCAAACATCTCCCACCCCGTGGCGTTGTTCATTGAAAATGGAAGATGGGCACTTCCTCTG